A stretch of DNA from Tachysurus vachellii isolate PV-2020 chromosome 4, HZAU_Pvac_v1, whole genome shotgun sequence:
AACCACAATATATCACATAATGTAATCCTTAAAGGTACTGCATCCTTATTTATGATAATCTTGTTGtggtgtatactgtacattctcAGCATGGTGTATTGCAGCTTGCAAAAATGCAATTGATTCTGAGTTTTAatcttatgtttatatttatattcagcaCTTCTGATCTCTGATAAAAGCCACTTACACCcaaaaaaagatgcacaacaaAAATACACCTCAGCGATCCAAGTCTTTCttatgtttatattcatgtaaCAGTCATCACAGCAAGTTGGTGGAattgtagtgtttttatttccatattttgACAAGGTTAGATCAGAGAGATCAACATTATAGGCAAGTTACAACATGATTGCATCACTTGCATAGACTCTGACACACTTTCTGCACTGCACTGAACACTATGAACAGACAGCCATTAATAATACAGCCCTCATATCAGTCATTTTACATCTTCAGACACCTCGTAGTGTCAGACTGTGGTTGTCATTTCTCAATTTTAAACCCTATAAGGTTACAATATCAATACAGTACATAAAgcaattattacatttacattacacattTGAAACTGTAAATGGGTAATATACCAGAGACACTATTTTACAGTGGTAGAAcccaaataaataatgaaatgtgtTGTTACATCCACTTATAATCACtgaccactttaataggaacatcaAGATTCAATgtattgtgcattctgagatgctttctgctcaccatggctGTAAAGACTGACTTACTGAAACCTGCAAGACATTCTTTGTAAACTCtaaagactgttgtgtgtgaaaatcccagtttTTGAAATATTCAAGCCAGCtgatctggcaccaacaaccatgccatggttaaagtcactTAGAGCACATTTTCCCTCATTatggtgtttgatgtgaacattcaCTCatgctcttgacctgtatctgcaggATGCACTATTGTctaattggataattgcatgtaTAAATAGTGGCAatggtgttcctattaaagtaatattatacactctcacacaaatctcacataaaatatataatatcatatacaactgtcattatatttaaactacacttaataataattaaattaacaaaaaatataaaatcaccaaactaatctaaataaaacacttaaacttGCTGCCCATTCTACCAATAATCATACAATTTCCACATATGGTGTCTTAGATTCATTCCTTTACTGTCTTTTTTCCACTTCATATTACTTTTCAGAGATTAGTGTATCTCTAGTCAGTTACTTTTCACAGTCTTGTCTCCTGACTTATCTCCCTCATATAGCATAACCACTCTGTATTCTCTTATCTCACTGACTTTCATTGACAAATATGAGCGGTCCTCTAGATGTGGGACTGCCCATCTGCCTGTAAACATTAGGTTGTGCCAGACTGGTCTGCAATAGGCTGAGGCCTCCACCTGATAGGTCAAAACTTGGCTGGCTGTAGAGTCTCTGTCCATAACCTGTTCCAGATTGGTCAAAACTGCTTTGACTGTACTGCCTGAAGCTACCACTGCGTTTCTCAGAGGGAGTTCTGGAGGGATATCGTTGACCGGACTTGTGTAAGCCTGTTTCTTTGTAGGCAAACCAAATGTTACCAGCCCACAGGGAAAAATTCAGAAAGCCAAAAGCCTGGGGGCAAGAAGGGAGGGTTCAGAATCATAAAACAAATATGACATTAGGAGTTATGACATTAATTTGTTTGAAACAGTGTTCAATTATAACAGGATttgtcacactttttttttcctgattaatGATGGTCATATTTCTGTAGTGACATTAAATCTGGTATAATGGAATAGGACGATTTCAAAATTTCTTTAATTGCCCTAATATTGCTTTGAATTTGAATTGTTCTCAActgaataatacaaaatattcaaAGCATCAAGACTGGACAATTCAGCATAGTaccccaagtgagtttagtctCCACATCAGATTCAGCAGATCCTACTGTCATTTCTGCAAGTTCTACTGAGTTTAATTAAACTCATCTAAAATATACACTCAATTTTTCTCAATTAAGCTTGTCTTTAGACATGTTAAAAATGACTATAGAGTTTGTCCCTCATGCAGTTTAAAAATATCAGAGATTCTGACATCAGCAAGGGTTTAGCAAAGATTGCACAATAGTTAATTATAGACTCAAGATCTGTTGTAATAGCTTGCAGAcgttttttatattcattctgATGATACAAAGAACATACCACTGAAACATTAAGATTGGTCCAGCTCGGCTCCTCTAGTGTCTCACACAAGTTCTCTTCATCTCTGCAGGCAGACATTAGCATCTGTATCAGACTCACATCTGTGGCTGTCTTTACTCCAGAGAGAGATTTAGCCCATGCTATCGAGCTCACAAGCCACAGACATGAGAAAATCACAGTCACCAGGCAATCCTGCGGagtatgtaaaatgtaaaaatgtaaaaaacgaTAAAATTTTTTGTTTCTAATGCTAGCATAAACACAAGAAGAGGCAGCTATCATAACTTTGCTAATTGGCCCCTACTAGCTTCATGTGTTGTATATTTTTGCTAGTCACTTTTCTCACATCTCCTACAGTGGAgggtatataatttttttatattttccacataataaatttaatgtaatgtgtttttcacatctaaaaaagcattttcagttgttaatttttttgtaagtaGGGTAATGTGGTTTAAATTGTGTAATGTCAATTTATTTATAGAGAACTATTTATAGATagaaaatgatgacaaaaaTTATGTTCATTATATTTACGTGGAAGTCTTACACTTGCATGAATAGTTCTTTTGACATGTCACATGCAATTTCTAGTCATAAAATTGATGCATATTGAAATAcacattctttttattattattgttacttaCAAGTGACCACAagttatttacataaatcaatttgtaaaaaaaaaaaaaaacactaaagagaaatatttgtgatttttctgtAAGGGTTTTTATGTCTACCTTCTTTCTAAAATAAGAACATCATAAGAACATCACTCACCACTAGAGGACCTCTGTTCTTTTCTCTGTACTTGTTCTGGTAGAAAATGTAGACTACTGTAGCTAGGAGCGAGTAGAGAAATGctaacacagacacagtaaCAAAGAATTGTGCTGAAGGAGAGTAGTCTCCCTCGAGGAAGAGTGTCTCATACCTCTTACCCTCACAAAGAGGGACACTGAAGTGCACCTGCTGCAGTCTGGAGGAACAGCATATGAGAAATTGCAGCATGTTATATAACATGCTATTCCAGTATCATactatacatatttataaaatattaatttttacatttacaagtcAGTATATTGTCTACCATTTGTCTTTACAGACACGTAGGACGATGTGAAGCTGGCAGAAACCCTGTGTGTCCTTGTGAATTTTTACATCAATAATTCAtgtttatacatactgtacagtacgtATATAAAAGACCAATACATCTGCATTTATGTCCAAACCATTTTGTCATCACTTGTTATTACTGGAAATGATGTTTGAGGGAAAAGAACATAAATATCATGCATTAGACAAACATGAAAAATTACATGCAGAGTATGATTAAATTGAGTTCTTTAGgcttttctttcattaattCTACATGTATTCATGAGTCTGGTAATTAATGTCTGGTTGAAATATTTGTCTTGCTTACATTTCTGACTTATCTTTAAACAATCTTAATTACTGTAAATGTTGAATTACAGAAAATTGAAGATAAGTATCAAAATGAAGAAACAGAGATAGGCATAAAGTAATTTAAATCAagtttttgtacttttaaaCATATAAGGATTCAAAATGCAGacaactttaaactttaaaaaaatctagcCACGGTTAGTAAATTATGGTctacaataaagaaataagtttAGCTACAAAAATCATTTGATTAACTTAAACGATTCTTTATTTTATGGTGAAAGATATTTCTTGTGTGGTTGCTTTTCTAAATGTATCCTTTCTAACTAAATTTAGTCATCAGCCCATGCAACTGTCACTTCATATCACAAGACAGTGCGAGTGTGGGAGGGCAAAAACCTCACACACTTCCTCCGAGGCATTTGATGCTATGGACGTATTTTTGAGACCCCAGTGGCTGCAAGCCTCTGCTTTATTGAGAGTTGTCTGTTCAAGTGTTAAAGGCACGATTCACTGCAATTTGTGGGTTAATGTTGCCACAGAAGTGTCTAACATCTGTTGATCTATGACTTTGAGGGCACTGAAAGAAATAATTGTACTCACCTGAACGGATAGCCAAAAATGATGCTAATATTTCTTTGGGTTTTATCCATGCATTCTACTTTAACCATTATCTGACCAGAATATCCACCACATGTTGCAAATGCACAAACAGCAAAAATCTGTCGAAACAAAGTGAatcaacaaa
This window harbors:
- the synprb gene encoding synaptoporin b encodes the protein MCMVIFAPIFAVCAFATCGGYSGQIMVKVECMDKTQRNISIIFGYPFRLQQVHFSVPLCEGKRYETLFLEGDYSPSAQFFVTVSVLAFLYSLLATVVYIFYQNKYREKNRGPLVDCLVTVIFSCLWLVSSIAWAKSLSGVKTATDVSLIQMLMSACRDEENLCETLEEPSWTNLNVSVAFGFLNFSLWAGNIWFAYKETGLHKSGQRYPSRTPSEKRSGSFRQYSQSSFDQSGTGYGQRLYSQPSFDLSGGGLSLLQTSLAQPNVYRQMGSPTSRGPLIFVNESQ